The genomic interval GGGAGGAAGACGGTGGCGACGACGGTGAGGGTCTTCATCACCTCGTTGGTCGACTGCGAGACGGTGTTCAGGTAGATGTCGCGCGCGCCGCTCGTCAGGTCGCGGTAGGTCTCGGTGAGGTCGACGATCTCGACGAGGTGGTCGTAGACGTCGCGGTAGTACTTCTCCGTCTCCGGGCGAATCTGCTCGGGGTCCCCCCGAGCGAGGACGACGAGAGCGCTCCGGGTCGGCCACGTCACCTTACGGAAGGAGAGCAGGTCCCGGCGGACGTTGTTGATGCGTTCGAGCGTCCCGATGTCCGTCGAGACCAGCACGTCCTCCTCGACCAGCTCGATGGTCGTCTCGATGCGGTCGAGCACCTCGAAGTACTCGTCGACGAGTCGGTCGAGCACGCGGTAGGCCGCGTAGTCGGCACCCCGGTCGAGCAGTCGGCCGTCCCCGCGGGCCACGGCGTCCCAGACCGCGTCGACCGCCGCGATGGGTTCCGTCGAGAGGACGCAGAGCCAGTCGTCGCCGACGACGAGACCGACCGGCTCGTCGTGGACCTCCTCGTGGAACGGGGTGTCGCCACGGGTGAGTTCGGCCTCCTTGACGAGCGCGAACGTGTACTCCTCGAACGACTCGACCTTCGGGCGGACGTTGTTCACCACGTCCTCGACCACGAGCGAGTGGACACCGAACGCCTCGGCGACGTGGCGGAGTTCGTGGGCGTCGGCGGCCGTCGCGTCGACCCACGACACGCCCTCGGTGTCACGAACCCGTCGGAGGTCGTCCGCAGCGGGGTCGCCGTCGTCGTCGGTCACGTCGACCGTCTCGACGGTGTCGTCGTGGTAGACGGCGCTCCGAATCACGGCCGCCCCCGTGGCAGTGCCGCCAGCGCGATGCCAGCCATCACGCCGGTGACGGTGAGTGCGCGTCCGGGGTACGGCGTGGCGACGCCGACGGCGTACCCGGCGAGTGCGAGCAGCGTTATCGCGAGACCGAGCGCACGGAGGCGGTGCATACCCCCGCAATCACACGGGAGCGAAAAAGCGTATCCCCGGTCACCGACCACGGCTGCAGGGCTCGACACGGCCCGATGTGGCTACAGACGGTACGTCGGGCCGTCGTCGCCGTCCTCGACCTCGACGCCGAGCGCTTCGAGGTCGTCCCGGATGCGGTCGGCGCGCTCGTAGTTGCCCGACTCCCGTTCCTCCTCGCGGACCGACAGCAGGAGGTCGACCAGGTCCCCGGCGAGCGTCACGTCGCCCTCGGTCGAACTCGCGCCGAAGACCAGGCCGAGGACCGTCCCGCCGAGAGCGTCGAACGTGTTCACCGCGTCGCCGAGGGCCGCCTGGTCGAACCGGTCGGTCTCGTCGACGTGGCGGTTGACGGCGGTCGCCAGTTCGAGGAGTGCGGCCAGCGCACCGCGCGTGTTGACGTTCTCGTCCATCGCCTCGGTGAAGTCGGTCTGCGCGCGGTCGACGACCGTCCGGAGGTCCTCGTCGGCCGCCTTCGCGGAGGCGTCGGGCGAGTCGAGCGCCTCGGTCGCGCGTTCGTACGCGCGCTGGAGCCGCTCCCAGCGCTCGCGTGCCTCCTCGACGGTCGCCTCGGAGTACGTCTGCTCAGAGTCGTAGGCCGTCGACAGCAGGAACGTCCGGACGACGTTCGCTCCCAGTTCCTCCACCGCGGTCTCGACCGTCCAGAAGTTGCCCAGCGACGACGACATCTTCTCGCCCTCCGTCTCCAGCAGGCGGACGTGGAGCCAGAACCGGGCGAACTGCTCGCCCGTGGCCGCCTCGCTCTGCGCGATCTCGTTCTCGTGGTGGGGGAAGACGAGGTCCTGCCCGCCCATGTGGATGTCGAGCGTCTCGCCGAGGTGGGTTGTGCTCATCGCCGAGCACTCGACGTGCCACCCCGGACGACCCTCGCCCCACGGCGAGTCCCACGTCTGGGCCGTCTCGCTCGCGTCGTCCGGAGCGGCCGCGCCCTCGTGGCGGTGTTCGGCGACGGTCTCGGGGGAGACGCCGTCGGCCTTCCAGAGCGCGAAGTCCGTCGGGTGGCGCTTCTCCGCCTGCTCCTCGTCGGGCGCGTTCGCCTCCAGGTCCTCGATGGACTGGTTCGAGAGCTTTCCATAGTCCTCGAACGCGGTGGTGTCGAAGTACACCGACCCGCTGGACTCGTAGGCGTAGCCCTTCTCGACGAGCGTCTCCACGAGGTCGATTATCTCGGGGACGTGTTCGGTCACCTTCGGGTACACCTCAGCGCGCAGGAGGTTGAGCGAGCGCATGTCGGCGATGGCTCGTTCGAGGTACGTCCGGGCGACCGCGGCCTCGCTGTCGCCCAGCTCGTCCTCACCGACGCGGGCGACGATCTTCTCGTTGACGTCGGTGACGTTCTCGACGTGTCGCACGTCGAACCCGCGGAACGCGAGCCAGCGGTGGACCACGTCGGCGTGGACCCAGAGGCGCGCGTGGCCCAGGTGCGGCGGGTCCGAGACGGTGAGCCCACAGACGTACAGCAGGACCTCGTCGTCGGCCGGTCGGAAGTCCTCGCGCTCGCCCGTGAGGGTGTTCGTCAGGCGGATGCTCATGGCGGCGATACCGCAGGCGTCGGTTTGAACGCATCGGAACCGCGAGACGCGGTGGCGCGGCAGTGCACCGGTCCAGCGGCACACCAGGGCAGGACGCTGAGCGGGAGAGCCTTGATGTGCTCGGGGTCCGAGGACCCGACATGTCACGACGACGGCAGGCCCTCCTGGAGTTCGCGGGCGCGGTGCTCGCGCTCGCCGCGACCGAGCGGTTCAGACGATGGCTCCCTGAAGACGAGCGACCGCCGCGCTCGCCCCGGTGGCTCGCAATCGGTGCCATCACCGGTATCGGGTACTGCTGGCTCAACGACACCGACCGCGGTGGGATACGGACGAACCGTCGTCGGGGCATCGCCGTCTCGCTGCTGTTCGCCGCCGTCCGGTTCGGCCTCTTCCGCGACCGGCCGGACGCGAGGAGCGAGTTCAGTACCGGACGCTCCGTCGGGACGGTGCTCTACCGCCTCCGCTACGGCGTCCTCGGTGCGCTCCCCGGAAGCGACGACTGAGGCTCGACGCGACGCACCGCCCCGGCACTCCAGGTACGTAGGACACAGTACGCTACCCCAGCCGTAATGAGTCCCGTCCCCGTAGTCCACGGCCAGTGACCGGAGATGAGACGGCGACCAATGCACGGTACCGGCGAGGGACAGCGCCAACGAACGGCTGGCGTCCTCGTGTCGACGGCGAGCGCCAGCGAGAGCGTCGACCCACGACCGGTGGGTCGTCGGTGACGTGACGCAGTTCGACCGTGGCCTCGGCGTGACGAAGTGGCTGAGAGACGTCTTCAGCGGGGGCGACGAGCTCCTGCTGGCGTTACTGACACAGCTCGGAGACGTGTGGTTCCTGCTCACCGTCGCGGGCACGTTCTACGTCGTCTCGGCCGGTAGAGGCACGCAGACACACCGACGACGGGGAGCGTTCGTCCTCGCGTTGCCGCTCGTCTACCTCGTCCTCGTCACGGCGATGAAGGGGGCGTTCGAACTCCCGCGCCCACCGGACGCCGGCGTCGCGCCGCCGATACCCTGGCTCCCGTCGCTCGTCGTCCCGGTGTACGAGAACACGGCCACCGCGACGGGTTACGGCTTCCCGAGCGGCCACGCCATCGGGACGACGCTCGTCTGGGGGGGCCTCGGCCTCGTCGCCGACCGCTGGTCCCGGCGGCTCAGAGCGGGCGTCGTCGCCTCCGTCGTCACGCTCGTCTGCCTGTCGCGGCTCGCACTCGGCGTCCACTACCTCGTCGACGTGGTCGCGGGGGTGGCCATCGGTGTGACCACCCTGCTCGCGCTCTACTACCTCTCGGACCTCGGGCGCGAACCGGACCGCGTGTTCTTCGTCGCGGTCGTGGGCGGCGTGGTCGCCGTCGTCACCTCGTGGACGTTCGACAGCGTCCTCGTCCTCGGCGGAATCGTGGGCGTCTGGCTCGGCTGGTACGCGTTCGTCGACAGCAGCCTGACGCTCTCGGTCTCCCGTCGAGCCGTCGCCCTGAGCGCGGCGGTGTTCGTCGGGACACTCCTCGTCTACGGAGCGCTCTACCTCTGGAACCTGCCCGTGCCCGTGATGTTCGGCGCGAGCGTCCTCGCGGCGGCACTGGTCGTCGGCGTCCCGGACATCGGCGAGCGGGTCGCCCGCCGCCTCGACGCGACGTAGCGCTCGGCGACCGCCGTTCGCGGTGGTGATTCGCTGGGAGTCGCTGCTCAGACGCAGGCTTCGACGACCCGCAGCGCGTCGGGGCCGTCACGCCGGTCGACCACCACCACCAGCGACTCGCCGGCGACTGCGGCCGCCTCGACACCGACGCCGGCCGCGCGGAGACGGTCCAGCGTCTGGGCGAGCACGGCCGGTGACACCTCGCCGGTGGCGACGATGGCCGTCCCCGACCCACCCGACGCGTAGCCAGTGTCACCGACCCGGAGCAGCGGTCGGTCCGCCGCATCGCTCATCTCGCCCCCACCAGCCTCCTCGCTCCCGGCGCTCCCGTCGACTCCGTCGACCCGACCGACGCCGCTCCGCATCGAGACGCGGGCCTCACCCCGTGGTCGTTCGTAGGCGTCCAGTTCGTCGCGGAACCGGCGGAGCGCGGCGGTCACGGTGTCCTCGTCGGCCCCGTCGAGCGCGTCGACCTCCTCGCTCAGGAGGCGGGCTGCGGCGGCGTAGTTGAGCACGCCCGCCTGCAACGCGTCGAGGAGGAACGGTCGGTCGCGGACGGCGTCGCGGGTCACGGCGGCCAGCGAGGGAGACGACGGCATACCCCGCACCCGGCGCGGGCGGTCAAAGAATTGTTCGGAACGCGCCGCCGTCCTCGGAGCGCGCCGCCAGCGCGACGAGACCGGCGAGGGCGGGAAGGTGACCGCCTCGCTGTTCGAGAGCACCGTCGCGCTGATGGGCTACCTGAACCAAGGAGAGAGTCCCGGCCTTTAGGCCGGGCGTGAATCCGACAACTGCCGAACAACCGCCGACGCCACTCAGTCCGGGGTATCCAAGTCGTCGGCCGCGTGGATTAGCATCCCGCGCCACGTCAGGCCGTGCTCCTTTTTCACGCGCTTGAGGCGCTCATATTGTTCGTCGCTCGGGACTTCGATGTTTACGTGGTTCGACATATAGCCTACGATAATCCGTAGATTTATGTTAGTTTCGCTCGGGCAGGTAGTTGATGAAGCGGACCAACACGTTCGAGGTGGTTCCTCAGTCCGAGCAGGACGAGGAGTTGCTTCGACGCCTGTTGGACGCTGCTGCCGCGCTCTGGAACGAAATCACCTACAAGCGCCGCGAACACTACGCCGACCCAAACGGAAACGTGTGGGAAATTGGCGAGTATCGCGGTCGCTACGGCGGTGTTCTTGGGGCGTCCACGGTTCAGCAAATCGAACGGAAGAATCGTGAAGCGTGGCGGTCGTTCTTCGCGCTCCAACAGAAGGGCGAAGCCAACGGCAAGCCCGGCTTCTGGGGCAACGCCGAGGACGGTCGAGAACTCCGCACGTTCATCCGCAACACGTCGTACTCCGTCAAATGGGGTGCGTACTCCCGCCTCGAAATCCTCGTCGGCAATGACCTGAAAGACGAGTACGGACTGGGGCACCACGAACGCCTCCGACTCGAAGTCCGGGGCAAACCCAACTGGGACGAGTACGACAAGCAGGGTCGGTTGGAGTTGTACTACGACGAGAACGCACAAACATTCAGGGCCTTTCAGCCAGTCACAATCAGCACTTCTCGGCTGGCATCACCACTGGCGGACGAAACCGCCGCGCTGGATATTGGTGCGAACAACCTCGTCGCCTGTACGACCACGACCGGCACGCAACTGCTGTACGACGGTCGCAACCAGTTCGAGCGGTTCCGCGAGACGACGCGAGAGATCGCTCGGCTCCAATCGCTCTTGGACGACGGCCGATACTCCTCGAATCGGATCCGGTCGCTGTACCGACGACGGACGCGCCGCCGCGACCACGCCCAAGACGCACTCGCACGTGACCTCATCGAACGGTTGCACGGCGACGGCGTTTCGACGGTGTACGTCGGCGCGTTGACGGACGTGTTGGAAACACATTGGTCGGTCAAAGCGAACGCCAAGACGCACAACTTCTGGGCGTTCCGCGCGTTCGTCAAGCGCCTTGCGTGTACTGCCGAGGAGTACGGTATGGTGGTCGAAGTCCGTTCGGAAGCATGGACCTCACAGGAGTGTCCGCAGTGTGGTTCGACCGACCGGACGACTCGCCACCACGACACGCTGACGTGTCCATGCGGCTTCGAGGGGCACGCCGACCTCACAGCGTCAGAGACGTTCCTAAAGCGGCAGACAGCGGTAACACGGTCGATGGCACGGCCTGTGCGCCTCAAGTGGGACGACCACGACTGGTCAGAGTCACCACGCTCTTGTTCCAACGAGGAGCGCACGAACCCGCAAGTTGCCTCCGTGGGTCAGTAAGCGGTACCCCCAGCGTGAGGAAACCTCGCCGTCCACGGCGAGGAGGATGTCATTGGCTGGCGTACGCGCAAGTGTACGACGACGACCCGGACCCGCTGGGTGCGAGCCACCCCAACTGGGCACCGTACGACGTGTTCCTGACGAGCGACGAGGAGTGGGTGTTCGTCGGCCCCTCCAGCCAGCGACAGTGGGAGGCGCTCTGTGAGGTACTCGCCGTTCCCTTCGCCGACGACGAGCGATTCGAGACGCTCACCGACCGCCGGGAGAACATCCACCTGCTCACCGAACTGTTGGCCGACGAGTTCCGCGAGTTCGAGGCCGACGACGTCGTCGAGCGACTGCGCGAGGCAGGCGTCCCGACGGCCCACGTCAACGACCTCGGCGAGGTGGTCTCGGACCCGCACCTCGCGGCGACGGACGCGCTCACGCCCGTCTCGACGGCCGAGGGCGACGACGCGACGGTCGACGTGCCGCGGTTCCCGGTCACCGCGACCGGGTTCGACCGAATCGAGTCGACCGGCCCGCCCACGCTCGGCGAGGACTCGACGGCCGTCCTCGGTGCGCTGGGCTACTCGGAAGAGCGCATCGAGCGACTGCGGGACGCGGGCGTCATCTGACCACCCGCCTCGACTCCCGCCGGGCAGTTACTCGACCGACCGCGCGGCGTCGACCGCCGCTTCGTACCCCATCGGCCCCTCCGTTTCCAGCACGTCGAGCAGCGCCGCGACTCGCTCGTCGGTGACCTCGCGGTCCGCGCGGGCGAGCAGTCCGCGGGCCGCGCCGCGGCCGCTCGCCGCACCGAACACGAGGTGTCGCTCCCCGCCGAACCGAGCGGGGTCGAACGGTTCGAACGTCGCCGGGTCGTCGAGCATGGCGGCCGTGTGGAGGCCCGACTCGTGGGAGAACACCTCCGACCCGAGCAGCGGCCGGGATTCGGGGACCGACTCGTCGAGTCGGTCGAGCACCCGTTCGCAGGTCGGAATCAGGCGGTCGAGGTCGACGCCGGGGTCGGGCGTCCCCGGTTCGGCGACGGCCGCCGCGACGAACTGTTCGAGCGAGGTGTTGCCCGCGCGCTCGCCGACGCCGCCGACGCTCGCGTCGACCTTCTCGACGCCCCACTCGACGGCCGCCAGCGCGTTCGCCGTCGCCACCCCGAGGTCGTCGTGGAAGTGGACGCCCAGGTCGGCCGGGTCTCGGTCGAGTTCGTCGAGCGTCGAGACGACGCCGCTCGGCGTCCGCGCACCGACCGTGTCCGCGAGCGTCACGTACTCGGCGTCGAGGTCGGCGGTGATGCGGTTCAGCGTCTCGGGGTCGGTCCGGAACCCGTCCATCGCGCTGAAGTGGACCGCCACTCCGGCGTCGCGAGCGACGTCGCACGCTTCTTCGATGGACTCGCGGGCCTCCTCGGGCGTCGCGCCGAGCAGTCGCTCGCGCTGGCGGTCGCTCGTCGGGGCGAACACGTCGACCACGTCGACGCCGGCCTCCACCGCGGCCTCGACGTCTCCGGGAATCGCGCGGGCGATGCCGACCGTCCGCGCGTCGAGTGCGAGGCGCTCGGTGACCGCCTTTACGTCGAGGTCGCCGACCGGGAACCCCAGCTGGACGAGGGGGACGCCGAGGTCGTCGAGGTCGCGGGCGACGGCGACCTTCTGGTCGACCGAGTAGTCCCGCCCTGGCCGCTGTTCGCCCTCGCGGAGCGTGAGGTCCAGAATCTCCATGGCTACGTCACCGTCCTGGA from Halomarina salina carries:
- the cysS gene encoding cysteine--tRNA ligase, whose product is MSIRLTNTLTGEREDFRPADDEVLLYVCGLTVSDPPHLGHARLWVHADVVHRWLAFRGFDVRHVENVTDVNEKIVARVGEDELGDSEAAVARTYLERAIADMRSLNLLRAEVYPKVTEHVPEIIDLVETLVEKGYAYESSGSVYFDTTAFEDYGKLSNQSIEDLEANAPDEEQAEKRHPTDFALWKADGVSPETVAEHRHEGAAAPDDASETAQTWDSPWGEGRPGWHVECSAMSTTHLGETLDIHMGGQDLVFPHHENEIAQSEAATGEQFARFWLHVRLLETEGEKMSSSLGNFWTVETAVEELGANVVRTFLLSTAYDSEQTYSEATVEEARERWERLQRAYERATEALDSPDASAKAADEDLRTVVDRAQTDFTEAMDENVNTRGALAALLELATAVNRHVDETDRFDQAALGDAVNTFDALGGTVLGLVFGASSTEGDVTLAGDLVDLLLSVREEERESGNYERADRIRDDLEALGVEVEDGDDGPTYRL
- a CDS encoding CoA transferase; its protein translation is MYDDDPDPLGASHPNWAPYDVFLTSDEEWVFVGPSSQRQWEALCEVLAVPFADDERFETLTDRRENIHLLTELLADEFREFEADDVVERLREAGVPTAHVNDLGEVVSDPHLAATDALTPVSTAEGDDATVDVPRFPVTATGFDRIESTGPPTLGEDSTAVLGALGYSEERIERLRDAGVI
- a CDS encoding phosphatase PAP2 family protein, whose product is MTQFDRGLGVTKWLRDVFSGGDELLLALLTQLGDVWFLLTVAGTFYVVSAGRGTQTHRRRGAFVLALPLVYLVLVTAMKGAFELPRPPDAGVAPPIPWLPSLVVPVYENTATATGYGFPSGHAIGTTLVWGGLGLVADRWSRRLRAGVVASVVTLVCLSRLALGVHYLVDVVAGVAIGVTTLLALYYLSDLGREPDRVFFVAVVGGVVAVVTSWTFDSVLVLGGIVGVWLGWYAFVDSSLTLSVSRRAVALSAAVFVGTLLVYGALYLWNLPVPVMFGASVLAAALVVGVPDIGERVARRLDAT
- a CDS encoding DUF7523 family protein; translation: MPSSPSLAAVTRDAVRDRPFLLDALQAGVLNYAAAARLLSEEVDALDGADEDTVTAALRRFRDELDAYERPRGEARVSMRSGVGRVDGVDGSAGSEEAGGGEMSDAADRPLLRVGDTGYASGGSGTAIVATGEVSPAVLAQTLDRLRAAGVGVEAAAVAGESLVVVVDRRDGPDALRVVEACV
- a CDS encoding LeuA family protein, whose product is MEILDLTLREGEQRPGRDYSVDQKVAVARDLDDLGVPLVQLGFPVGDLDVKAVTERLALDARTVGIARAIPGDVEAAVEAGVDVVDVFAPTSDRQRERLLGATPEEARESIEEACDVARDAGVAVHFSAMDGFRTDPETLNRITADLDAEYVTLADTVGARTPSGVVSTLDELDRDPADLGVHFHDDLGVATANALAAVEWGVEKVDASVGGVGERAGNTSLEQFVAAAVAEPGTPDPGVDLDRLIPTCERVLDRLDESVPESRPLLGSEVFSHESGLHTAAMLDDPATFEPFDPARFGGERHLVFGAASGRGAARGLLARADREVTDERVAALLDVLETEGPMGYEAAVDAARSVE
- the corA gene encoding magnesium/cobalt transporter CorA, with translation MIRSAVYHDDTVETVDVTDDDGDPAADDLRRVRDTEGVSWVDATAADAHELRHVAEAFGVHSLVVEDVVNNVRPKVESFEEYTFALVKEAELTRGDTPFHEEVHDEPVGLVVGDDWLCVLSTEPIAAVDAVWDAVARGDGRLLDRGADYAAYRVLDRLVDEYFEVLDRIETTIELVEEDVLVSTDIGTLERINNVRRDLLSFRKVTWPTRSALVVLARGDPEQIRPETEKYYRDVYDHLVEIVDLTETYRDLTSGARDIYLNTVSQSTNEVMKTLTVVATVFLPLTFVVGVYGMNFEGGPTNMPELRWAYGYPAVMVGMLAVAVVMLAYFRRVDYI
- a CDS encoding RNA-guided endonuclease InsQ/TnpB family protein → MKRTNTFEVVPQSEQDEELLRRLLDAAAALWNEITYKRREHYADPNGNVWEIGEYRGRYGGVLGASTVQQIERKNREAWRSFFALQQKGEANGKPGFWGNAEDGRELRTFIRNTSYSVKWGAYSRLEILVGNDLKDEYGLGHHERLRLEVRGKPNWDEYDKQGRLELYYDENAQTFRAFQPVTISTSRLASPLADETAALDIGANNLVACTTTTGTQLLYDGRNQFERFRETTREIARLQSLLDDGRYSSNRIRSLYRRRTRRRDHAQDALARDLIERLHGDGVSTVYVGALTDVLETHWSVKANAKTHNFWAFRAFVKRLACTAEEYGMVVEVRSEAWTSQECPQCGSTDRTTRHHDTLTCPCGFEGHADLTASETFLKRQTAVTRSMARPVRLKWDDHDWSESPRSCSNEERTNPQVASVGQ